The Aphelocoma coerulescens isolate FSJ_1873_10779 chromosome 2, UR_Acoe_1.0, whole genome shotgun sequence genome contains a region encoding:
- the PSMG4 gene encoding proteasome assembly chaperone 4 — MEAAGGGGAAGGIALHDFSGQLGEQRVHFHAMRLRDSLFLWVGAAPALASLAVAMCSPRDSIPVAASLLGDPSDTASSCLAQRLASKTKKQIFVSYNLQNTDSNFTLLIENRIKEEMTAFPEKF; from the exons ATggaggcggcgggcggcggcggagcggcgggCGGCATCGCCCTGCACGACTTCAGCGGGCAGCTGGGCGAGCAGCGGGTGCACTTCCACGCCATGCGGCTGCGGGACTCGCTCTTCCTCTGGGTGGGCGCTGCGCCCGCCCTCGCCAGCCTGGCCGTCGCCATGTGCAGCCCCCGT GACAGCATCCCGGTGGCCGCCTCGCTCCTGGGGGACCCCTCGGACACCGCCTCCTCCTGCCTGGCGCAGCGCTTGG CCAGCAAGACGAAAAAGCAGATATTTGTCAGCTACAACCTTCAAAACACAGACAGCAATTTCACCTTACTCATAGAAAACAGGATCAAAGAAGAAATGACAGCTTTTCCAGAGAAGTTCTGA